A single genomic interval of Streptomyces showdoensis harbors:
- a CDS encoding prephenate dehydrogenase: MRTALVIGTGLIGTSAALALAGRGIRVHLRDHDPSRARTAAALGAGTEEAPEGPVDLVVVAVPPAHVAGTLAEAMRAGLGRGYIDVASVKGGPKRELEELGLDLTPYIGTHPMSGKERSGPLAATADLFEGRPWVLTPGRDTDTEVLNLALELVALCRAVPVVMDADAHDRAVALVSHTPQLVSSMVAARLEQADETAVRLCGQGIRDVTRIAASDPRMWVEILSANPGPVADVLAGVAADLDETVRALRSLESGDDAKRRAGASGVEDVLRRGNAGRARVPGKHGAAPTAYETVVVLISDQPGELARIFADAGRAGVNVEDVRIEHATGQQAGLVQLMVEPSAAPALAEALRERGWALRTG, encoded by the coding sequence GTGAGAACCGCGCTCGTCATCGGAACCGGCCTGATCGGCACCTCGGCGGCGCTCGCCCTGGCCGGCCGCGGCATCCGCGTCCACCTGCGTGACCACGACCCCTCCCGGGCCCGTACCGCCGCCGCGCTCGGCGCGGGCACGGAAGAGGCGCCCGAGGGTCCGGTGGACCTCGTCGTCGTCGCCGTACCCCCCGCGCACGTCGCCGGCACCCTCGCCGAGGCCATGCGGGCCGGGCTCGGGCGCGGCTACATCGACGTGGCCAGCGTCAAGGGCGGCCCCAAGCGGGAGCTGGAGGAGCTGGGCCTCGACCTCACCCCGTACATAGGTACGCACCCGATGTCCGGCAAGGAGCGCTCCGGACCGCTCGCCGCGACCGCCGACCTCTTCGAGGGCCGCCCCTGGGTGCTGACCCCCGGCCGGGACACCGACACCGAGGTCCTCAACCTCGCCCTGGAACTCGTCGCGCTCTGCCGGGCCGTCCCCGTCGTCATGGACGCCGACGCCCACGACCGCGCCGTCGCGCTCGTCTCGCACACCCCGCAGCTGGTCTCGTCGATGGTCGCGGCCCGGCTGGAACAGGCCGACGAGACCGCGGTGCGGCTCTGCGGCCAGGGCATCCGCGACGTCACCCGGATCGCCGCCTCCGACCCGCGCATGTGGGTCGAGATCCTCTCCGCCAACCCGGGACCCGTCGCCGACGTCCTCGCGGGCGTGGCCGCCGACCTGGACGAGACGGTACGGGCGCTGCGCTCCCTGGAGTCCGGCGACGACGCCAAGCGCCGGGCCGGCGCCTCCGGCGTGGAGGACGTGCTGCGCCGCGGCAACGCCGGCCGCGCCCGCGTCCCCGGCAAGCACGGCGCCGCCCCCACCGCGTACGAGACGGTCGTCGTCCTCATCAGCGACCAGCCCGGCGAGCTGGCCCGGATCTTCGCCGACGCCGGCCGCGCGGGCGTCAACGTCGAGGACGTCCGCATCGAGCACGCCACCGGCCAGCAGGCGGGCCTGGTCCAGCTGATGGTCGAGCCCTCGGCGGCCCCCGCCCTGGCGGAGGCGCTGCGGGAGCGGGGCTGGGCGCTGCGGACCGGCTGA
- the cmk gene encoding (d)CMP kinase, with protein METVIVAIDGPSGTGKSSTSKAVAAKLGLSYLDTGAQYRAITWWMISNGVDVQDAEAVANAATKPVIVSGTDPARPTITVDGVDAAGPIRTEEVTSKVSAVSAVPEVRALITELQRSIAKGAEHGIVVEGRDIGTTVLPDADLKIFLTASPEARAARRSGEVKGADVHATKEALIKRDAADSSRKTSPLAKAGDAVEVDTTELTLDQVIECVVTLVDEKRAAAK; from the coding sequence GTGGAAACCGTGATCGTCGCCATCGACGGCCCCTCCGGCACGGGCAAGTCGAGCACCTCGAAGGCGGTGGCCGCCAAGCTGGGGCTGAGCTACCTCGACACCGGCGCCCAGTACCGGGCCATCACCTGGTGGATGATCAGCAACGGCGTCGACGTCCAGGACGCCGAGGCCGTGGCCAACGCCGCCACGAAGCCCGTGATCGTCTCCGGCACCGACCCGGCCCGCCCCACCATCACCGTGGACGGCGTCGACGCGGCCGGCCCCATCCGCACCGAGGAGGTCACCTCCAAGGTCAGCGCCGTCAGCGCCGTCCCCGAGGTGCGGGCCCTGATCACGGAGCTCCAGCGGTCCATCGCCAAGGGCGCCGAGCACGGCATCGTCGTCGAGGGCCGGGACATCGGCACCACCGTCCTGCCCGACGCCGACCTCAAGATCTTCCTCACCGCCTCCCCCGAGGCCCGCGCCGCCCGCCGCTCCGGCGAGGTCAAGGGCGCCGACGTGCACGCCACCAAGGAAGCCCTGATCAAGCGGGACGCGGCCGACTCCAGCCGCAAGACCTCCCCGCTGGCCAAGGCCGGCGACGCCGTCGAGGTCGACACCACCGAGCTCACCCTCGACCAGGTCATCGAGTGCGTCGTCACCCTGGTGGACGAGAAGAGGGCGGCCGCCAAGTGA
- a CDS encoding lysophospholipid acyltransferase family protein, whose product MYGLWKPRVLGAWRVPASGPVILAVNHAHNLDGPMLMGTAPRPVHFLIKKEAFVGPLGSFLEGIGQLKVDRDSTDRAAIGNALAVLEHGGVLGIFPEGTRGEGDFASLRSGLAYFAVRSGAPIVPVAVLGSTERPGRLVKALPRFRHPVDVVFGDAFEAGDGSGRRTRKALDEATHRIQGRLTDHLKNARRLTGR is encoded by the coding sequence ATGTACGGTCTCTGGAAGCCGCGCGTCCTCGGCGCCTGGCGGGTCCCGGCCTCGGGTCCCGTCATCCTCGCCGTCAACCACGCGCACAACCTCGACGGCCCCATGCTCATGGGCACCGCCCCGCGGCCCGTGCACTTCCTCATCAAGAAGGAGGCGTTCGTCGGACCGCTGGGCAGCTTCCTCGAAGGCATCGGCCAGCTGAAGGTCGACCGGGACAGCACGGACCGCGCCGCCATCGGCAACGCCCTCGCCGTCCTGGAGCACGGCGGCGTCCTCGGGATCTTCCCCGAGGGCACCCGCGGCGAGGGCGACTTCGCCTCGCTGCGCTCCGGACTCGCCTACTTCGCCGTCCGCAGCGGCGCCCCGATCGTCCCGGTCGCCGTCCTCGGCAGCACCGAGCGGCCCGGCCGGCTGGTCAAGGCGCTGCCCCGGTTCCGCCACCCGGTGGACGTCGTCTTCGGAGACGCCTTCGAGGCGGGCGACGGCAGCGGACGGCGCACCCGCAAGGCGCTCGACGAGGCGACCCACCGGATCCAGGGACGTCTCACCGACCACCTGAAAAACGCCAGGCGCCTCACCGGGCGCTGA